In the genome of Polaribacter atrinae, one region contains:
- a CDS encoding diacylglycerol kinase family protein, with protein sequence MKNPNDSFLRGRLRSFKFALRGMWLLMTTEDSIKAQLFIAVLATILGFYFNISNIEWMFQFIVIGLVLVAEALNTAIEKIADFVHPEYHKKIGFIKDIAAGAPSFAAFTSLIIAGFIYIPKIALLF encoded by the coding sequence ATGAAGAATCCTAATGATAGCTTTTTAAGAGGAAGACTTCGTAGTTTTAAGTTTGCACTAAGAGGTATGTGGCTTTTAATGACTACGGAAGACAGTATAAAAGCACAACTTTTTATTGCTGTACTTGCTACTATTTTAGGTTTTTATTTTAATATTTCTAATATAGAATGGATGTTTCAGTTTATAGTTATTGGCCTCGTTTTAGTGGCAGAAGCTCTAAACACAGCTATAGAAAAAATAGCAGATTTTGTACATCCAGAATATCACAAGAAAATAGGTTTTATTAAAGATATAGCTGCAGGCGCACCAAGTTTTGCAGCTTTTACTTCATTAATTATTGCAGGTTTTATATACATCCCTAAAATAGCTTTATTATTTTAG
- the tpx gene encoding thiol peroxidase encodes MANITLKGNAINTIGNLPKTGTKAADFKLTAVDLSQKSLSDFSGKKVILNIFPSVDTGTCATSVREFNKKAADLENTVVLCISKDLPFAQARFCGAEGIDNVVMLSDFADGNFGKSYELEIADGPLAHLHSRSIVIIDENGDIIYTEQVSEIVDEPNYTAALNAI; translated from the coding sequence ATGGCAAATATCACATTAAAAGGAAACGCAATAAATACAATAGGTAACTTACCTAAAACAGGAACAAAAGCTGCTGATTTTAAACTAACTGCGGTAGATTTATCTCAAAAAAGTTTATCAGATTTTTCTGGTAAAAAAGTAATTTTAAATATTTTTCCAAGTGTAGATACAGGTACTTGTGCTACTTCTGTTAGAGAATTTAACAAAAAAGCTGCAGATTTAGAAAACACAGTTGTTTTATGTATTTCTAAAGATTTACCATTTGCGCAAGCTCGTTTTTGTGGTGCAGAAGGTATTGATAATGTAGTAATGTTATCTGATTTTGCTGATGGTAACTTCGGAAAATCTTACGAATTAGAAATTGCAGATGGTCCTTTAGCACATTTACACTCTAGATCTATTGTTATTATCGATGAAAACGGAGATATTATTTATACAGAACAAGTGTCTGAAATTGTTGACGAACCTAATTATACAGCTGCTTTAAACGCTATTTAA
- a CDS encoding fasciclin domain-containing protein: MKTLNFFKVTVLMLSLVISQNFSAQEKTKMVGGAEMYPSKNIVENAVNSKDHTTLVAAVKAAELVDVLTSEGPFTVFAPTNKGFDMLPEGTVSTLFMAENKTKLQTILKYHVVAGNWNAKEIVTLIKKGNGKAVIETVSGGIITAWMKGKNVYISDENGGKAKVTIADVNQSNGVIHVIDAVLLPKPAM; encoded by the coding sequence ATGAAAACCTTAAATTTTTTTAAAGTAACAGTTTTAATGCTTAGTTTAGTAATTAGTCAAAATTTTAGTGCGCAAGAAAAAACAAAAATGGTGGGTGGTGCCGAAATGTATCCTTCTAAAAATATTGTAGAAAATGCAGTAAACTCTAAAGACCATACTACGTTAGTAGCAGCCGTAAAAGCAGCAGAATTAGTAGACGTATTAACTAGTGAAGGACCTTTTACTGTCTTTGCGCCAACAAATAAAGGGTTTGATATGTTACCAGAAGGTACAGTGAGCACCTTATTTATGGCAGAAAATAAAACGAAATTACAAACAATTTTAAAATACCATGTTGTTGCAGGTAATTGGAATGCAAAAGAAATTGTTACATTAATTAAAAAAGGAAATGGTAAAGCTGTTATTGAAACAGTAAGCGGAGGAATCATTACTGCTTGGATGAAAGGAAAAAATGTTTATATTTCTGATGAAAACGGAGGTAAAGCAAAAGTTACTATTGCAGATGTTAATCAATCTAACGGAGTTATTCATGTTATAGATGCTGTTTTATTACCGAAACCAGCAATGTAG
- a CDS encoding MATE family efflux transporter produces the protein MNISQYTSEFKYNWKLAAPVMLGMLGHTFVSFIDNIMVGQMGTAELAAVSLGNSFMFIAMSIGIGFSTAITPLIAEADSSDNLKQARATYKSGLFLCTTLGIILFSGVYFSKPLMYLMKQPKEVVELAIPYLDLVAFSLIPLVIFQAIKQFSDGMSMTKYPMYAALIANVINIVLNYLLIFGKFGFPEMGIIGAAYGTLISRIIMVIYLWLLLRYKERSAQIVRNIKFFVLDVLTIKKIVNLGSLSAMQMLFEVAIFTAAVWLSGLLGKNPQAANQIALNLSSMTFMVATGLSVAAMIRVGNQKGLQNYKELRRIAFSIFLLGVLLAMFFALLFFVFHKSLPMIYVDLNDTANYIDNMEVVSIASKLLLAAAFFQISDSIQVVFLGALRGLQDVKIPTILTFISYWVIGFPVSYYLGSEEMYGSFGIWLGLLAGLTTASILLFIRFNSLTLKLIKEKK, from the coding sequence GTGAATATTTCTCAATATACATCAGAATTTAAATACAATTGGAAACTTGCAGCACCAGTAATGTTAGGTATGCTAGGGCATACATTTGTAAGTTTTATAGATAATATTATGGTTGGCCAAATGGGGACAGCAGAGTTAGCTGCAGTTTCTTTGGGAAATAGTTTTATGTTTATAGCCATGTCTATAGGTATCGGTTTCTCTACGGCTATTACACCTTTAATTGCAGAGGCAGATTCATCAGATAATTTAAAACAAGCAAGAGCTACTTATAAAAGTGGCTTGTTTTTATGTACAACATTAGGTATCATATTATTTTCTGGAGTTTATTTTTCAAAACCTTTAATGTATTTAATGAAACAGCCAAAAGAGGTGGTAGAATTGGCAATTCCGTATTTAGATTTGGTGGCTTTTTCTTTAATTCCTTTGGTTATATTTCAAGCAATAAAGCAATTTAGTGATGGTATGTCTATGACAAAATATCCTATGTATGCAGCTCTAATTGCAAATGTTATAAATATTGTTTTAAACTATTTATTGATTTTTGGGAAATTTGGTTTTCCAGAAATGGGAATTATTGGTGCTGCTTATGGTACATTAATTTCTAGAATTATAATGGTTATTTATTTGTGGTTATTACTTCGTTATAAAGAAAGATCTGCACAAATAGTAAGAAATATAAAATTCTTTGTTTTAGATGTTTTAACCATAAAAAAAATCGTCAATTTAGGTTCTTTAAGTGCGATGCAAATGCTTTTTGAAGTCGCTATTTTTACAGCAGCAGTTTGGTTAAGTGGTTTGTTGGGAAAAAATCCTCAGGCGGCAAATCAAATAGCATTAAACTTATCTTCTATGACATTTATGGTTGCAACAGGTTTAAGCGTTGCTGCTATGATTAGAGTTGGGAACCAAAAAGGATTACAAAATTATAAAGAATTGCGTAGAATTGCTTTTTCTATCTTTTTATTAGGCGTATTGTTGGCAATGTTCTTTGCATTACTATTCTTTGTTTTTCACAAAAGTTTACCAATGATTTACGTAGATTTAAACGATACTGCAAATTATATAGACAATATGGAGGTGGTTTCCATTGCTTCAAAATTATTATTAGCAGCAGCGTTTTTTCAAATATCAGATAGTATACAGGTTGTTTTTTTAGGAGCTTTACGTGGTTTACAGGATGTTAAGATTCCTACAATTCTTACTTTTATTTCTTATTGGGTTATTGGTTTTCCGGTTTCTTACTATTTAGGAAGTGAAGAAATGTATGGTAGTTTTGGTATTTGGCTAGGTTTATTAGCAGGTTTAACTACAGCTTCTATCTTATTATTTATAAGATTTAATTCGTTAACTTTAAAGTTGATAAAAGAGAAAAAATAA
- a CDS encoding S46 family peptidase — MKKILITFIVFIMSLPSAMANEGMWFLMHIERLNHRDMQKMGLQLTPEEIYSVNNQSLKDAIVQFNGGCTASIVSESGLVLTNHHCGYNAIAELSTAEQNHLKNGFWAGSKEEELKPESLYVRFFVRMDDVSKRILSLVNDKMSEKEREAIINREIAKIEKENNEGGKYTVSVRSFYEGNEFYYFVYEDYKDVRLVGTPPENVGKYGGDTDNWEWPRHTGDFSLFRVYADENGAPAEYSTANVPLKAKYHLPVNIDGVKENDFAMILGYPGRTNRWMPAQGVEQNVKYAYPAWVEGSKLSMDVMRKYMDADESVNLMYASAYAGIANYWKNRGGMITALTEHKTVEKKSKVEAKFAKWAKKKDNKEVYGKVIENINNYYSLTNEKTKQTNYLLGMLRSSKFAVLSYRIGGALKQYTAANEAERANMLPRLQALIESSYKDFYLPLEEEVFAKQLGLLASKSNYSLPELVAEVGGKNDNDFSAYVKAIFKLSMFTSKEGVEAYLQYPDEAILNSDPLLQLSNQLLDKYRESPESLVQPENDFKASFRLLVKGLRESGLSDIQYPDANSTLRLSYGKVRALPADKRNDANENNYTTFQGMIKKYKPNDPEFDLDQSMLDIYEKKDYGRYANERGQLPVNFLTDNDITGGNSGSPVVNGKGELIGLAFDGNIEAMAGDVIFDSNLQRTINVDVRYVLWLIDKYSNAKHIVDELTIISKK; from the coding sequence ATGAAAAAAATACTGATTACATTTATTGTATTTATAATGTCACTTCCGTCTGCAATGGCAAATGAAGGGATGTGGTTTTTAATGCATATAGAACGATTAAATCATCGTGATATGCAAAAAATGGGGTTACAATTAACTCCCGAAGAAATTTACAGTGTTAACAATCAAAGTTTAAAAGATGCAATAGTGCAATTTAATGGAGGTTGTACAGCAAGTATCGTTTCAGAAAGTGGATTGGTGTTAACAAACCATCATTGTGGATACAATGCGATTGCAGAATTATCTACAGCAGAACAAAATCACTTAAAAAATGGTTTTTGGGCAGGTTCTAAAGAAGAGGAATTGAAGCCAGAAAGCTTATATGTTCGCTTTTTTGTAAGAATGGATGATGTTTCTAAACGTATTTTATCATTAGTAAATGATAAAATGAGTGAAAAAGAACGTGAGGCAATCATCAATAGAGAAATTGCTAAGATTGAAAAAGAAAATAACGAAGGTGGAAAATACACGGTTTCTGTTCGTTCTTTTTATGAAGGAAATGAATTTTACTACTTTGTTTATGAGGATTATAAAGATGTTCGTTTAGTAGGTACGCCTCCAGAAAATGTTGGTAAATATGGTGGAGATACAGATAACTGGGAATGGCCAAGACATACTGGTGATTTTTCTTTATTTAGAGTTTATGCTGATGAAAATGGAGCACCAGCAGAATATTCAACAGCTAATGTGCCTTTAAAAGCAAAATATCATTTACCTGTTAATATTGATGGAGTAAAAGAAAATGATTTTGCAATGATTTTAGGATATCCTGGTAGAACTAACCGTTGGATGCCTGCACAAGGAGTAGAGCAAAACGTAAAATACGCATATCCTGCTTGGGTAGAAGGTTCTAAGTTAAGTATGGATGTTATGAGAAAATACATGGATGCAGACGAGTCTGTGAATCTAATGTATGCATCTGCTTACGCCGGTATTGCCAATTATTGGAAAAATAGAGGTGGAATGATTACTGCTTTAACAGAACATAAAACTGTAGAAAAGAAGAGTAAAGTAGAGGCGAAGTTTGCCAAATGGGCTAAGAAAAAAGACAATAAAGAAGTCTACGGAAAAGTTATTGAGAACATCAATAATTATTATAGTTTAACCAATGAAAAAACAAAACAAACCAACTACTTATTGGGGATGTTGCGTTCTAGTAAATTTGCTGTTTTATCATACAGAATTGGTGGCGCTTTAAAGCAATATACAGCTGCAAATGAAGCAGAGCGTGCAAATATGTTACCAAGATTACAAGCGCTTATAGAGAGTTCTTATAAAGATTTCTACTTGCCTTTAGAGGAAGAGGTTTTTGCAAAACAATTAGGTTTGTTAGCATCTAAATCTAATTATTCATTGCCAGAATTGGTAGCAGAAGTAGGTGGGAAAAACGATAATGATTTTTCTGCGTATGTAAAAGCTATTTTTAAGTTGAGTATGTTTACTTCTAAAGAGGGAGTAGAAGCTTATTTACAATACCCAGATGAAGCGATCTTAAATAGTGATCCTTTATTACAATTATCTAATCAGTTATTAGATAAATATAGAGAGAGTCCAGAGAGTTTAGTGCAACCAGAAAATGATTTTAAAGCATCATTTAGATTGTTAGTAAAAGGATTGCGTGAGTCAGGATTGAGTGATATTCAGTATCCTGATGCAAACTCTACATTAAGATTGTCTTACGGTAAAGTAAGAGCTTTGCCTGCGGATAAGAGAAACGATGCGAATGAAAATAATTATACTACTTTTCAGGGGATGATTAAAAAGTACAAACCAAACGATCCTGAGTTTGATTTAGACCAAAGCATGTTAGATATTTACGAAAAGAAAGATTACGGACGTTACGCAAATGAGCGTGGTCAATTGCCTGTAAACTTTTTAACGGATAACGATATTACAGGTGGTAATTCTGGTTCTCCTGTTGTAAATGGAAAAGGTGAATTAATTGGTTTGGCTTTTGATGGAAACATTGAAGCAATGGCTGGTGATGTTATTTTCGACTCAAACTTACAAAGAACTATTAATGTTGATGTTAGATATGTACTTTGGTTGATAGACAAATACTCAAACGCAAAACATATTGTAGACGAGTTGACTATTATTAGTAAAAAATAG
- a CDS encoding toxin-antitoxin system YwqK family antitoxin: MKKELLLLLILAISFKNIYAQLKVEQLHGTWESYETKKQQKEREQLTPITEPINSGKKSKETEKKEADIILQFGKKGNLDIIQFGDKSRVKFNLKDSILTMSWRKYKILKLTISELILTDPENLFSENEFYRKINKKIEPVKEIEIIEKKYKNGQLKLKGKLQNGIESGIWTEWYENGQKKSERNFINGIPIGVWKEWNKKGKLIKEKKWN; this comes from the coding sequence ATGAAAAAAGAGCTTTTATTATTATTAATCCTTGCAATATCATTTAAAAATATTTATGCCCAATTGAAAGTTGAACAATTGCACGGAACTTGGGAATCATATGAAACTAAAAAGCAACAAAAAGAAAGAGAACAACTGACTCCAATAACTGAACCAATTAATTCAGGAAAAAAAAGTAAAGAAACCGAAAAAAAAGAAGCCGATATTATTTTACAATTTGGTAAAAAAGGAAATCTGGACATCATACAATTTGGTGATAAGTCAAGAGTAAAATTCAATTTGAAAGATAGTATATTAACAATGAGTTGGAGGAAATATAAGATACTAAAACTTACAATTTCGGAATTAATATTAACAGATCCTGAAAATCTTTTTAGTGAAAATGAATTTTATAGAAAAATAAATAAGAAAATTGAACCTGTAAAAGAAATAGAAATAATTGAGAAAAAGTATAAAAACGGTCAATTGAAACTTAAAGGAAAACTTCAAAATGGAATTGAAAGTGGGATTTGGACTGAATGGTACGAAAATGGTCAGAAAAAAAGTGAGAGAAATTTTATAAATGGAATTCCAATTGGAGTATGGAAAGAATGGAACAAAAAAGGAAAGTTAATTAAAGAAAAAAAATGGAATTAA
- a CDS encoding UPF0158 family protein, which yields MDNSRQNIIKEIAQELDCGNDCYYNPKTNELITIPNFGEMFDEDEFRESFGMELKKVKKNKADFIKIEVLESFESFKIMERFITQIANEQFQAELEIILERKKPFQNFKNTIDNSDYRQNWFDFKQNELEKIVETQLNRGKASAQHRV from the coding sequence ATGGATAATTCAAGACAAAATATAATTAAAGAAATTGCGCAGGAATTAGATTGCGGAAACGACTGCTATTACAATCCTAAAACGAACGAATTAATAACAATTCCGAATTTTGGGGAAATGTTTGATGAAGATGAATTTCGTGAATCTTTTGGAATGGAATTGAAAAAAGTAAAGAAAAACAAAGCGGATTTTATAAAAATCGAGGTTTTAGAGAGTTTTGAGTCTTTTAAGATTATGGAACGTTTTATTACCCAAATTGCGAACGAACAATTTCAAGCAGAATTGGAAATTATCTTGGAACGGAAAAAACCATTTCAGAATTTTAAGAATACAATTGACAATTCAGATTATAGACAAAACTGGTTTGACTTTAAACAAAACGAATTAGAAAAAATAGTAGAAACGCAATTAAACCGAGGAAAAGCCAGCGCACAACACCGTGTATAA